Proteins from one Embleya scabrispora genomic window:
- a CDS encoding GNAT family N-acetyltransferase, producing MDVSYFYGTAGEIDAASLYRLLALRSRVFVVARRQPWLDPDGRDIEPGTAHLWAEADGVVVSTLRLTEEGDGLLRMGRVCTLLSHRRQGHATVLVRHALVLAGPRPVIADVYARSADWFTRRGFEPRGGRTVVEGEAHTSIQHVPAARRAAAVQAGGSGSGQRGGGYVPAWAPT from the coding sequence ATGGACGTGTCGTACTTCTACGGAACAGCGGGCGAAATCGACGCCGCGAGTCTGTACCGGCTGCTGGCGCTGCGCAGCCGGGTCTTCGTGGTCGCACGCCGACAGCCCTGGCTCGACCCCGACGGCCGCGACATCGAGCCCGGGACCGCGCACCTGTGGGCGGAAGCGGACGGCGTGGTGGTGTCCACGCTGCGACTCACCGAGGAGGGGGACGGCCTGTTGCGAATGGGCCGCGTCTGTACGCTTTTGTCCCATCGACGCCAGGGACACGCGACGGTACTGGTTCGGCACGCCCTGGTCCTGGCCGGTCCGCGACCGGTGATCGCCGACGTGTACGCGCGCAGCGCCGACTGGTTCACCCGGCGCGGCTTCGAGCCGCGCGGCGGGCGCACCGTGGTGGAGGGCGAGGCGCACACCTCGATCCAGCACGTGCCGGCGGCCCGGCGAGCCGCGGCGGTACAGGCCGGCGGGAGCGGGTCCGGGCAGCGCGGCGGGGGGTACGTGCCGGCCTGGGCGCCGACCTGA